The Streptosporangiales bacterium genomic interval GAGTGCCCCTCCCTTCTCTCACACCCGAGCAGCGGGCCGCCGCCCTGGAGAAGGCAGCTGCCGCCCGGCGGGCGCGCGCTGAGGTGAAGAACCGACTGAAGCACTCCGGTGCCACCCTTGCCGAGGTCATCCGCGAGGGTCAGCAGAACGAGGTCGTCGGCAAGATGAAGGTCGCCGCGTTGCTCGAGGCGCTGCCCGGCGTCGGCAAGGTGCGCGCCAAGCAGATCATGGAGCGCCTTGGCATCGCCGAGTCCCGCCGGGTGCGCGGTCTCGGCACCAACCAGGTCGCCGCGCTCGAGCGCGAGTTCGGTGCGGCCGACTGACCCACGCCTGGTCGTGCTGTCCGGCCCGTCAGGGGTCGGCAAGAGCACGGTCGTCGCGCGGCTCCGGCAGCACCACCCGGA includes:
- a CDS encoding 30S ribosomal protein S13 gives rise to the protein MPLPSLTPEQRAAALEKAAAARRARAEVKNRLKHSGATLAEVIREGQQNEVVGKMKVAALLEALPGVGKVRAKQIMERLGIAESRRVRGLGTNQVAALEREFGAAD